In Oncorhynchus tshawytscha isolate Ot180627B linkage group LG08, Otsh_v2.0, whole genome shotgun sequence, the genomic window AGTAAAGAGGTAGAAAAAAAAATCAGCAGGTGAATTAAGGTGTAAAAGATAGATCAGTTGTTCCTCAATTAAACTATGACTAAACATTACGAGGGAACCGACATCTTCAAAAATACATTTGTGAGAGGCACTACAATACTGTCTGGGGCTTTATAGTTTGCCCACAAACTTCAGTGTGGGTATCAAGATCTAGGAGGCTGACATTTTTAGTGATAGCCTGGGCTAACCTGAGATCGCCACAGTGTCACACACCATAGATACTCCATAATCAGCTCCCTCCAACCTGCACAGGACAGAGTGGGAAGACAAATACAGTTAGTTGGACTACTGGTAAGGTTTTGACTGGGCTGTGATAAGCCTGCTATTGTAAGACAAATCATTAACCCACATGCGTTAAACAACAAGAATTTGGGCAAAAATATGTGGTAGTCACAGAAGGATTTGTGAGATTTGGCACTGTGAACTAAACTGCAGTTAACTGTTCGTTCATACTCACAATGCAGGGTTGTTTAGTAAGTTGCTGTTAGTGCTATGGTAATACTGGGTCTTCCTAAGCACCTCCAGAAGAGCGGATCGATATTCTGGACACACGCACCACAGTGAGCCCTTCCCCACAGACTGAAAAAACACATCATACGCAATCTTCGATATCACAAAACACCATTACTTCAAACAAACAGCGAAACGTAATGCAATTGGCACATTGAAGACGAGTGAACACATCTCACCTGGTTCTTGTCCCTGTGAATCCGACAGAAGCTCTTACTCAGAGACAGGTTGTGCCGAACAGAGTTTCTCCACCCCCCAGGTGCTGCTCTGTAGTAGGGGAAGCTGTTCAATATCCAGTCATAGATACCCTTCACTGGGAGCCTCTTGTCTGGCGAGTATTCTATCGCCATGAAGATTAGACTGCTGAAGGAGTAAGGGGGCTTGGATGGGGAGGAAAGGTGGTGTTGGGTAGGTATGGGATCCTGGGGCTCCAGCTGGGGCAGTGGTGTTGTTTTGGGCAAGGGCTGCAGGGGAAGCAAATTGCCTCTTTGATGTAACCAGTTGAGGCAGGTCAAGTCATCTTGGTCAGATGTGGTTGGAGAGTTGAGGCAGTGTAAGTTGTGTCTGTCAAGGAACTGAGGGGGGGACAGGGAGTctaaaagaggggagagagattcaGTCTTGAGGTGAATGGAAACTGGGGCTGTGGGGGAAAGCCAA contains:
- the LOC112256211 gene encoding forkhead box protein N2, producing MESDTHTLPPLPTSLYPTTLYQSPPFSSLLQTSSTVHVSLPLSPLSIPPCPTWLSPTAPVSIHLKTESLSPLLDSLSPPQFLDRHNLHCLNSPTTSDQDDLTCLNWLHQRGNLLPLQPLPKTTPLPQLEPQDPIPTQHHLSSPSKPPYSFSSLIFMAIEYSPDKRLPVKGIYDWILNSFPYYRAAPGGWRNSVRHNLSLSKSFCRIHRDKNQSVGKGSLWCVCPEYRSALLEVLRKTQYYHSTNSNLLNNPALLEGADYGVSMVCDTVAISALTSDNPPLSSNPPCPLTPDHEELVNMEAVEYEEEVGEEMEKDPLSDSGYIEFHYYQYHQYQYLVLPGDTELDLETVEILQLDAEAQEAAGSLLDLAGGGH